The following proteins are encoded in a genomic region of Thunnus maccoyii chromosome 8, fThuMac1.1, whole genome shotgun sequence:
- the atoh1b gene encoding protein atonal homolog 1b yields the protein MTAKAELSSWSEYSEDFTLLQRRNLAHINSKSWISSNPLRAFSRKDAHGSVDPGLSLEQLVPTSKLPDCVSPVGIMETDCDRAAEGNKTGHFGPQRYRRVAANARERRRMHGLNKAFDELRSVIPSLENEKKLSKYDTLQMAQIYITELSELLSGVVHPECRSPRPSETSRRSLIHSLIPTGTTQPPNPLTGEQREPTASVGHLIILGPKSDLGTVNKTTTSSHSSDGESSHLSDLEESQSGRQ from the coding sequence ATGACCGCAAAAGCAGAGCTCTCAAGCTGGTCAGAGTACTCAGAGGATTTCACTCTGCTGCAGCGGCGCAACTTGGCCCACATCAACTCCAAAAGTTGGATTTCCTCTAATCCGCTCCGTGCGTTCTCCAGGAAGGACGCGCACGGCTCTGTAGACCCGGGCCTCTCACTGGAGCAACTTGTGCCAACGAGTAAACTGCCTGACTGCGTTTCCCCCGTAGGCATCATGGAGACAGACTGTGACAGGGCAGCAGAGGGAAACAAGACGGGCCACTTTGGCCCCCAGAGATACAGGCGCGTCGCAGCCAACgccagagagaggaggaggatgcacGGCCTGAACAAAGCGTTTGACGAGCTGAGGAGCGTCATCCCGTCACTGGAAAACGAGAAGAAGCTGTCCAAATATGACACCCTCCAAATGGCGCAGATATACATCACGGAGTTGTCTGAGCTCCTGTCCGGCGTGGTCCACCCGGAGTGCAGGAGCCCCCGTCCAAGCGAGACGTCCAGGAGGAGTCTGATCCACTCCCTCATTCCGACAGGCACCACGCAGCCCCCGAACCCACTGACCGGAGAACAGCGGGAACCCACCGCCTCTGTAGGCCACCTTATCATACTTGGACCTAAATCTGACCTGGGGACagtaaataaaaccacaacCTCTTCTCACAGCAGTGATGGAGAATCTTCTCATCTCAGTGACTTGGAGGAAAGTCAGAGTGGAAGACAGTAA